In one window of Azotobacter salinestris DNA:
- the arsB gene encoding ACR3 family arsenite efflux transporter has protein sequence MSSQCEAAAAGATGAPLGFFERYLTLWVLLCIVAGTLIGLFAPAAAHAVGAREIAHVNIPVGLLIWVMIVPMLMKIDFGALHEVRQQKAGMGITLFVNWAVKPFTMALLGWLFLKHVFAPWLPAGEIDSYMAGLILLGAAPCTAMVFVWSNLCSGNPNFTLTQVALNDLVMVFAFAPIVALLLGVSSIPVPWDTLLLSVVMYILIPLAIAQFLRRRLLARGTAVFQAALARIAPFTIVALLATLVLLFSFQGEAIVERPLIIGMLAVPIFLQTLFIAALGYWLNHSLKVRHDIAGPSALIGASNFFELAVAVAIVLYGFDSGAALATVVGVLIEVPVMLALVKLVNDSRAWYERGRSRN, from the coding sequence ATGTCCAGCCAATGCGAAGCGGCAGCCGCCGGGGCCACCGGCGCCCCGCTCGGCTTCTTCGAGCGCTACCTGACCCTCTGGGTGCTCCTCTGCATCGTCGCCGGCACCCTCATCGGCCTCTTCGCGCCGGCGGCGGCCCATGCGGTCGGCGCGCGGGAGATCGCCCACGTCAACATCCCCGTGGGCCTGCTGATCTGGGTGATGATCGTTCCCATGCTGATGAAGATCGACTTCGGTGCGCTGCACGAGGTGCGTCAGCAGAAGGCCGGCATGGGCATCACCCTGTTCGTCAACTGGGCGGTGAAGCCCTTCACCATGGCCCTCCTCGGCTGGCTGTTCCTCAAGCACGTCTTCGCGCCCTGGCTGCCGGCCGGCGAGATCGACAGCTACATGGCCGGGCTGATCCTGCTCGGCGCCGCGCCCTGCACGGCGATGGTGTTCGTGTGGAGCAACCTGTGCAGCGGCAACCCCAACTTCACCCTGACCCAGGTGGCGCTCAACGACCTGGTGATGGTGTTCGCCTTCGCGCCCATCGTCGCCCTGCTGCTCGGCGTGTCGTCGATCCCGGTGCCCTGGGACACCCTGCTGCTCTCGGTGGTGATGTACATCCTGATTCCGCTGGCCATCGCCCAGTTCCTGCGCAGGCGCCTGCTGGCCCGCGGCACGGCAGTCTTCCAGGCGGCGCTGGCGAGGATCGCGCCCTTCACCATCGTCGCCCTGCTCGCCACCCTGGTACTGCTGTTCTCCTTCCAGGGCGAGGCCATCGTCGAGCGGCCGCTGATCATCGGCATGCTCGCCGTGCCCATCTTCCTGCAGACCCTGTTCATCGCCGCCCTCGGCTACTGGCTCAACCACAGCCTCAAGGTGCGCCATGACATCGCCGGCCCCTCGGCGCTGATCGGCGCCTCGAACTTCTTCGAGCTGGCGGTGGCGGTGGCCATCGTCCTCTACGGTTTCGACTCGGGCGCCGCGCTGGCCACGGTGGTCGGCGTGCTGATCGAGGTGCCGGTGATGCTCGCTCTGGTGAAGCTGGTCAACGACAGCCGCGCCTGGTACGAGCGCGGCCGGTCGCGCAACTGA
- a CDS encoding arsenate reductase ArsC, translating to MGHKSRVLFVCIANSARSQMAEALLRHIAPERFEAHSAGTAPGRIDPRALAALEELGIPTEGLFSKSLEEVAGEPFDHVITLCDKSALECHALPGAGEYLAWDFEDPAASGRAGAYRHTLHEIHERLRMFVLVKSKP from the coding sequence ATGGGCCACAAGAGCCGCGTGCTGTTCGTCTGCATCGCCAATTCCGCCCGTTCGCAAATGGCCGAGGCGCTGTTGCGGCACATCGCGCCGGAACGGTTCGAGGCGCACAGCGCCGGCACCGCGCCGGGGCGGATCGATCCGCGCGCGCTGGCGGCGCTCGAGGAGCTGGGGATCCCGACCGAGGGGCTGTTCAGCAAGTCGCTGGAGGAAGTCGCGGGCGAGCCGTTCGACCATGTCATCACCCTGTGCGACAAGTCAGCCCTGGAGTGTCATGCCCTGCCCGGCGCCGGCGAGTACCTCGCCTGGGACTTCGAAGATCCGGCTGCCAGCGGCAGGGCCGGCGCCTACCGGCATACCCTTCACGAAATCCACGAACGCCTGCGGATGTTCGTGCTGGTGAAAAGCAAGCCTTGA
- a CDS encoding metalloregulator ArsR/SmtB family transcription factor — MVEHLTPTTVFKCLADETRARMTLLIAREGELCVCELTAALEGSQPKISRHLALLRSCGLLEDRRQGQWVYYRLHPHLPDWVHEMLQTILAANRNWLRPDSERLEGMRNRPERSTICA, encoded by the coding sequence ATGGTCGAGCACCTGACCCCCACCACGGTATTCAAATGCCTGGCCGACGAGACCAGGGCGCGGATGACCCTGCTGATCGCCCGTGAGGGCGAGCTGTGCGTCTGCGAGCTGACCGCGGCGCTGGAGGGGAGCCAGCCGAAGATTTCCCGGCACCTGGCGCTGCTGCGCAGCTGCGGGCTGCTGGAGGACCGCCGCCAGGGCCAGTGGGTGTACTACCGCCTGCATCCGCACCTGCCGGATTGGGTGCACGAAATGCTGCAGACCATCCTGGCTGCCAACCGCAACTGGCTGCGCCCCGACTCCGAGCGGCTGGAAGGCATGCGCAACCGCCCCGAGCGCAGCACGATCTGCGCCTGA
- a CDS encoding arsenate reductase ArsC, with protein sequence MKVLFLCTANSCRSILCEALFNHLAPAGMRAFSAGSQPGGQVHPLTLEALARAGVACDGLASKSSEAHAALQPDLVITVCDRAAGEACPVFFGPAIRAHWGLADPSGLAGSDAQVAAAFDATVARIETRIQAFLALPFERLDEAALQAELARIGTL encoded by the coding sequence ATGAAGGTTCTCTTTCTGTGTACGGCCAACAGCTGCCGCAGCATTCTCTGCGAGGCGCTGTTCAACCACCTGGCCCCGGCCGGCATGCGCGCCTTCAGCGCCGGCAGCCAGCCCGGGGGCCAGGTGCATCCGCTCACCCTCGAGGCCCTGGCGAGAGCCGGGGTGGCTTGCGACGGGCTGGCCAGCAAGTCCAGCGAGGCTCATGCCGCGCTGCAGCCCGACCTGGTCATCACCGTCTGCGACAGGGCGGCCGGGGAGGCCTGCCCGGTATTCTTCGGCCCGGCGATCAGGGCCCACTGGGGGCTGGCCGATCCGTCCGGGCTGGCGGGCAGCGACGCCCAGGTCGCCGCCGCCTTCGACGCCACCGTGGCGCGGATCGAGACCCGCATCCAGGCCTTTCTCGCCCTGCCGTTCGAGCGGCTGGACGAGGCGGCCCTGCAGGCCGAGCTGGCCCGGATCGGCACCCTGTAA
- the arsH gene encoding arsenical resistance protein ArsH, with the protein MPDDLPNLDPALLDVPSLEKLGLPAQPEHPPRILLLYGSNRERSYSRLLVEEAARLLERLGAEPRIFSPAGLPLPDDVPDSHPKVQELRELVLWSEGQVWCSPERHGAMSAVFKAQIDWIPLTQGAIRPTQGKTLALMQVCGGSQSFNAVGQMRVLGRWMRMFTIPNQSSVPKAFLEFDEAGRMKPSAYYDRVVDVMEELVKFTLLLRGRADYLVDRYSERKESAEALSRRVNQSAI; encoded by the coding sequence ATGCCCGACGACCTGCCCAACCTCGATCCCGCGCTGCTCGACGTGCCGAGCCTGGAAAAACTCGGCCTGCCGGCGCAGCCCGAACATCCACCGCGCATCCTGCTGCTCTACGGCTCCAACCGCGAGCGCTCCTACAGCCGCCTGCTGGTGGAGGAGGCGGCGCGCCTGCTCGAGCGGCTCGGCGCCGAGCCGCGGATCTTCTCGCCGGCCGGGCTGCCGCTGCCGGACGACGTGCCGGACAGCCACCCCAAGGTGCAGGAGCTGCGCGAGCTGGTGCTCTGGTCGGAAGGCCAGGTATGGTGCTCGCCGGAGCGCCACGGCGCGATGAGCGCGGTGTTCAAGGCGCAGATCGACTGGATCCCGCTGACCCAGGGAGCGATCCGCCCGACCCAGGGCAAGACCCTGGCGCTGATGCAGGTCTGCGGCGGCTCGCAGTCGTTCAACGCGGTCGGCCAGATGCGCGTGCTCGGCCGCTGGATGCGCATGTTCACCATCCCCAACCAGTCCTCGGTGCCCAAGGCCTTTCTCGAGTTCGACGAGGCCGGGCGCATGAAGCCCTCGGCCTACTACGACCGGGTGGTCGACGTGATGGAGGAGCTGGTCAAGTTCACCCTGCTGCTGCGCGGCCGCGCCGACTACCTGGTCGATCGCTACTCCGAGCGCAAGGAGTCGGCCGAAGCGCTGTCCCGCCGCGTCAACCAGAGCGCCATTTGA
- a CDS encoding cyclin-dependent kinase inhibitor 3 family protein: MSHPHDLLAIPGCPGRLIFTPCPGTRDTSLASALDTLQAAGATALITLMPAEELRLNRVDELPALCAARGIEWFHLPVADEQVPLDDFDAVWMQAHARIRALLDEGRGIAIHCKGGSGRTGLIAVRILIERGLPRAEAVALVQALRPKAIQHPAHAAWIAQFGR; the protein is encoded by the coding sequence GTGTCCCATCCCCACGACCTCCTCGCCATCCCCGGTTGCCCGGGCCGTCTGATCTTCACCCCCTGTCCCGGCACCCGGGACACCAGTCTGGCCAGCGCGCTGGACACCCTGCAGGCGGCCGGCGCCACGGCGCTGATCACCCTGATGCCGGCCGAGGAGCTGCGCCTGAATCGAGTGGACGAGCTGCCGGCGCTGTGCGCCGCGCGCGGCATAGAATGGTTTCACCTGCCGGTGGCCGACGAGCAGGTGCCGCTGGACGACTTCGACGCCGTCTGGATGCAGGCGCATGCCCGCATCCGGGCGCTGCTCGATGAAGGCCGCGGCATCGCCATCCACTGCAAGGGCGGCTCCGGGCGCACCGGGCTGATCGCCGTGCGCATCCTGATTGAGCGCGGCCTGCCGCGCGCCGAGGCCGTCGCCCTGGTCCAGGCGCTGCGGCCCAAGGCCATCCAGCACCCGGCGCATGCGGCCTGGATCGCGCAGTTCGGTCGGTAG
- a CDS encoding YnfA family protein: MLKTLALFVVTAVAEILGCYLPWLWLKGGRSAWLLLPGAISLALFAWLLSLHPTAAGRVYAAYGGVYVGVALLWLWLVDGIRPTFWDLLGGSVALAGMAIIMLAPRNP, from the coding sequence ATGCTGAAGACCCTGGCCCTGTTCGTCGTGACGGCCGTTGCCGAGATCCTCGGCTGCTATCTGCCCTGGCTCTGGCTCAAGGGGGGCAGGAGCGCCTGGCTGCTGCTGCCGGGGGCGATCTCCCTGGCGCTGTTCGCCTGGCTGCTCTCGCTGCATCCGACGGCGGCCGGGCGGGTCTATGCCGCCTATGGCGGGGTATACGTCGGCGTCGCCCTGCTCTGGCTGTGGCTGGTCGACGGCATCCGCCCGACGTTCTGGGATCTGCTCGGCGGCAGCGTGGCCCTCGCCGGCATGGCGATCATCATGCTGGCCCCACGAAACCCATGA
- a CDS encoding ArsJ-associated glyceraldehyde-3-phosphate dehydrogenase, producing MTIKVGINGFGRIGRLALRAAWDWPELELVQINDPAANAATHAHLLNFDSVHGRWRHEAGSDGDCLVIGGRRIPVTANKAIADTDWSDCDVVIEASGKMTRVALLKAYLDQGVGRVVVSAPVKEPGVLNVVMGVNDRLFDPEQHRIVTAASCTTNCLAPLVKVIHENLGIRHGSITTIHDLTNSQSILDAPHKDLRRARACGMSLIPTSTGSATAIAEIFPELRGRLNGQAVRVPLANASLTDCVFEVERATTVEEVNQLLKAAAEGELKGILGYEERPLVSIDYRTDPRSSIVDALSTMVVNGTQVKLYSWYDNEWGYANRTVELARKVGLAG from the coding sequence ATGACCATCAAGGTAGGCATCAACGGCTTCGGCCGCATCGGACGTCTGGCCCTGCGCGCCGCCTGGGACTGGCCGGAGCTGGAGCTCGTGCAGATCAACGATCCGGCCGCCAATGCGGCGACCCACGCCCACCTGCTCAATTTCGACTCGGTGCACGGCCGCTGGCGGCACGAGGCCGGCAGCGACGGCGACTGCCTGGTGATCGGCGGCCGGCGCATCCCGGTCACCGCCAACAAGGCCATCGCCGACACCGACTGGTCGGACTGCGACGTGGTGATCGAGGCCAGCGGCAAGATGACCAGGGTCGCCCTGCTCAAGGCCTATCTGGACCAGGGCGTCGGGCGCGTGGTGGTCAGCGCGCCGGTCAAGGAGCCGGGCGTGCTCAACGTGGTGATGGGCGTGAACGACCGGCTGTTCGACCCGGAGCAGCACCGCATCGTCACTGCCGCTTCCTGCACCACCAACTGCCTGGCGCCGCTGGTCAAGGTGATCCACGAGAACCTCGGCATTCGCCACGGCTCGATCACCACCATCCACGACCTGACCAACTCCCAGAGCATCCTCGATGCGCCGCACAAGGACCTGCGCCGCGCCCGCGCCTGCGGCATGAGCCTGATCCCGACCAGCACCGGTTCGGCCACCGCCATCGCCGAGATCTTCCCGGAGCTGCGCGGCCGCCTGAACGGCCAGGCCGTGCGCGTGCCGCTGGCCAACGCCTCGCTGACCGACTGCGTGTTCGAGGTGGAGCGCGCGACCACGGTGGAGGAGGTCAACCAGCTGCTCAAGGCCGCCGCCGAAGGCGAACTGAAGGGCATCCTCGGCTACGAGGAGCGCCCGCTGGTGTCCATCGACTACCGCACCGACCCGCGCTCGTCCATCGTCGATGCCCTGTCGACCATGGTGGTCAACGGCACCCAGGTGAAGCTCTATTCCTGGTACGACAACGAGTGGGGCTATGCCAACCGCACCGTGGAGCTGGCCCGCAAGGTCGGTCTGGCCGGCTGA
- the arsJ gene encoding organoarsenical effux MFS transporter ArsJ yields the protein MHALARLSPEIRQYLLVTGNYWAFTLTDGALRMLVVLHFHGLGYSPLEIALLFLFYEFFGVVTNLVGGWLGAHLGLNRTMNLGLGLQVLALLMLAVPASLLTVPWVMAAQALSGIAKDLNKMSAKSSIKLLVAEGQQGTLYRWVALLTGSKNALKGVGFFLGGALLAWLGFAGAVLGMAALLALIWLASLATLKKDLGKAKNKPRFRDLLSKSRAINILSAARLFLFGARDVWFVVALPVYLASSFGWDFWQVGGFLAVWVIGYGIVQSFAPHLTGKRRGQVPDGRAAFAWALSLAGLPALIALGLGTPLSAQAVLIGGLLLFGVLFAVNSSLHSYLIVSYAKEDGVSLDVGFYYMSNALGRLLGTLLSGWVFQAWGLTACLWVSSLFVLLAALISLGLPGAPAVASGALQPRPLEQGGVDDHR from the coding sequence ATGCACGCACTCGCTCGCCTTTCCCCCGAAATCCGCCAGTACCTGCTGGTCACCGGCAACTACTGGGCCTTCACCCTCACCGACGGCGCCCTGCGCATGCTGGTGGTGCTGCATTTCCACGGCCTCGGCTACAGCCCGCTGGAGATCGCCCTGCTGTTTCTCTTCTACGAATTCTTCGGCGTGGTCACCAACCTGGTCGGCGGCTGGCTCGGCGCGCACCTGGGCCTCAACCGCACCATGAACCTCGGCCTGGGCCTGCAGGTGCTGGCGCTGCTCATGCTCGCCGTGCCGGCGAGCCTGCTCACGGTGCCCTGGGTGATGGCGGCGCAGGCGCTGTCCGGCATCGCCAAGGACCTCAACAAGATGAGCGCCAAGAGCTCGATCAAGCTCCTGGTGGCAGAGGGGCAGCAGGGCACCCTGTACCGCTGGGTGGCGCTGCTGACCGGCTCGAAGAACGCCCTCAAGGGGGTCGGCTTCTTCCTCGGCGGCGCGCTGCTGGCCTGGCTGGGCTTCGCCGGCGCGGTGCTGGGCATGGCCGCGCTGCTGGCGCTGATCTGGCTGGCCAGCCTGGCGACGCTGAAGAAGGATCTGGGCAAGGCCAAAAACAAGCCCAGGTTCCGCGACCTGCTCTCGAAGAGCCGAGCGATCAACATCCTCTCGGCCGCGCGCCTGTTCCTGTTCGGCGCCCGCGACGTGTGGTTCGTGGTGGCACTGCCGGTGTATCTGGCGAGCAGCTTCGGCTGGGACTTCTGGCAGGTCGGCGGCTTTCTCGCCGTCTGGGTGATCGGCTACGGTATCGTCCAGTCCTTCGCGCCGCATCTCACCGGCAAGCGTCGTGGCCAGGTGCCGGACGGCCGCGCGGCCTTCGCCTGGGCGCTGTCGCTGGCCGGGCTGCCGGCGCTCATCGCCCTGGGGCTCGGCACGCCGCTGTCGGCGCAGGCGGTACTGATCGGCGGCCTGCTGCTGTTCGGCGTGCTGTTCGCCGTCAACTCCTCGCTGCACAGCTACCTGATCGTCAGCTATGCCAAGGAGGACGGCGTGTCGCTGGACGTGGGCTTCTACTACATGTCCAACGCCCTCGGCCGGCTGCTCGGCACCCTGCTGTCCGGCTGGGTGTTCCAGGCCTGGGGGCTCACCGCCTGCCTGTGGGTGTCGAGCCTCTTCGTGCTGCTGGCGGCGCTGATTTCCCTGGGCCTGCCGGGCGCGCCGGCGGTCGCCTCAGGCGCGCTCCAGCCGCGCCCGCTTGAGCAGGGCGGAGTTGACGATCACCGATAG
- a CDS encoding heavy metal translocating P-type ATPase → MNTVATERSPAVDPVCGMPVEETPAAPRATYQGKSYLFCSPHCLEKFEAAPGRYVPAPAARTPSPADPHSGHDLPMRAADAKGREGRAKDPVCGMMVDKATALRSERAGKTYYFCSASCQRIFESPEAELKSMRRRVTIALTGVLALAILRAGAFIGLAAGATILTWAPIPALPWFTWGMWLFLLVTPVQFIGGWSFYKGAFNALRNLSINMDLLIALGTSVAYFYSVAVLFFPEVLPVKVDERAVYFEVSAVIIAFVLLGKYMEEIIKKHSSAAVRKLLDLKPATARVIRDGMETEIPADSVMVGETVVVRPGERIATDGVVTEGSSAVDESMLTGESMPVEKQPGARVIGGTLNRTGSFRFEATRIGAETALAQIIRMVEEAQASSAPIQRIADEVTRYFVPAVVGTAVLAFAGWWLAGNFPQGLLAFIAVLIIACPCALGIATPAALMVGVGRGAQAGVLIRGGEILEKAQKLDTVVFDKTGTLTRGEPALTDVLPLGGFAREDALRLAASLEVGSEHPLAEALLEGARVQGIALAPLQGFDSIPGHGVRGEIDGQSVLLGNRRLMEREGVPLGDAAAELERLQADGKTAMLLASGGRLAAIVAVADTLKPEAREAIAGLRAERIEVVMLTGDNARTAAAIGRALGIDRVIADVLPSDKARAIKELQAAGKVVAMVGDGVNDAPALATADIGIAIGSGSDVAKETGGIILVRSDVRDVVTGIRLSRATMRTIKRNLFWAFVYNTIGVPIAALGLLNPILAAAAMALSSLSVIVNSALLKRARLERA, encoded by the coding sequence ATGAATACCGTGGCAACCGAACGCTCCCCAGCAGTAGACCCCGTCTGCGGCATGCCGGTCGAGGAGACCCCGGCAGCGCCCCGCGCTACCTACCAGGGCAAGTCCTACCTGTTCTGTTCGCCGCACTGCCTCGAGAAGTTCGAGGCGGCGCCCGGCAGGTATGTGCCGGCTCCCGCGGCCCGGACGCCGTCGCCGGCCGATCCCCACAGCGGGCACGACCTGCCGATGCGGGCGGCCGACGCCAAGGGACGGGAGGGCCGGGCGAAGGATCCGGTCTGCGGGATGATGGTCGACAAGGCCACCGCCCTGCGCAGCGAACGTGCCGGGAAGACCTACTACTTCTGCAGCGCCAGCTGCCAGCGCATCTTCGAATCGCCGGAGGCCGAGCTGAAATCCATGCGCCGGCGGGTGACCATCGCCCTGACCGGCGTGCTGGCGCTGGCCATCCTGCGCGCCGGGGCCTTCATCGGCCTGGCCGCCGGGGCGACGATTCTCACCTGGGCGCCGATTCCCGCCCTGCCCTGGTTCACCTGGGGCATGTGGCTGTTCCTGCTGGTCACCCCGGTGCAGTTCATCGGCGGCTGGAGCTTCTACAAGGGCGCCTTCAACGCCCTGCGCAACCTTTCGATCAACATGGACCTGCTGATCGCCCTGGGCACTTCGGTGGCCTACTTCTACAGCGTGGCGGTGCTGTTCTTCCCCGAGGTGCTGCCGGTGAAGGTGGACGAGCGCGCCGTCTACTTCGAGGTATCCGCGGTGATCATCGCCTTCGTGCTGCTGGGCAAGTACATGGAGGAGATCATCAAGAAGCACTCCTCGGCGGCGGTGCGCAAGCTGCTCGACCTCAAGCCCGCCACCGCCAGGGTGATCCGCGACGGCATGGAGACGGAAATCCCCGCCGACAGCGTGATGGTCGGCGAAACGGTGGTGGTCCGTCCCGGAGAGCGCATCGCCACCGACGGCGTGGTGACCGAGGGCAGCTCCGCCGTCGACGAGTCCATGCTGACCGGCGAGTCCATGCCGGTGGAGAAGCAGCCCGGCGCCCGGGTCATCGGCGGCACCCTCAACCGCACCGGCAGCTTCCGCTTCGAGGCCACGCGGATCGGCGCCGAGACGGCGCTGGCGCAGATCATCCGCATGGTCGAGGAGGCCCAGGCCAGCAGCGCGCCGATCCAGCGCATCGCCGACGAGGTAACCCGCTACTTCGTGCCGGCGGTGGTCGGCACCGCCGTGCTGGCCTTCGCCGGCTGGTGGCTGGCGGGCAACTTCCCGCAGGGCCTTTTGGCCTTCATCGCCGTGCTGATCATCGCCTGCCCCTGCGCCCTCGGCATCGCCACCCCGGCGGCGCTGATGGTCGGCGTGGGGCGCGGCGCCCAGGCCGGCGTGCTGATCCGCGGCGGCGAGATCCTCGAGAAGGCGCAGAAGCTCGATACCGTGGTCTTCGACAAGACCGGCACCCTGACCCGCGGCGAACCGGCGCTCACCGACGTGCTGCCGCTGGGCGGCTTCGCCCGCGAGGACGCACTGCGCCTGGCCGCCAGCCTGGAGGTCGGCTCCGAGCACCCGCTCGCCGAAGCCCTGCTCGAGGGCGCCAGGGTGCAGGGCATCGCGCTGGCCCCGCTGCAGGGTTTCGATTCGATTCCCGGCCATGGCGTGCGTGGGGAGATCGACGGCCAGTCGGTACTGCTCGGCAATCGCCGGCTGATGGAGCGCGAAGGCGTGCCGCTGGGCGACGCCGCGGCCGAGCTGGAGCGTCTGCAGGCCGATGGCAAGACCGCGATGCTGCTGGCCAGCGGCGGCCGCCTGGCGGCCATCGTCGCGGTGGCCGACACCCTCAAGCCGGAGGCCCGGGAAGCCATCGCCGGACTGCGCGCCGAGCGCATCGAGGTGGTGATGCTCACCGGCGACAACGCCCGCACCGCCGCGGCGATCGGCCGGGCGCTGGGCATCGACCGGGTGATCGCCGACGTGTTGCCCTCCGACAAGGCCAGGGCGATCAAGGAACTGCAGGCTGCGGGAAAGGTGGTGGCCATGGTCGGCGACGGCGTCAACGACGCGCCGGCACTGGCCACCGCCGACATCGGCATCGCCATCGGTTCGGGCTCGGATGTGGCCAAGGAAACCGGCGGCATCATCCTGGTGCGTAGCGACGTGCGCGACGTGGTGACCGGCATCCGCCTGTCGCGGGCGACGATGCGCACCATCAAGCGCAACCTGTTCTGGGCCTTCGTCTACAACACCATCGGCGTGCCGATCGCCGCCCTCGGCCTGCTCAATCCGATCCTCGCCGCCGCGGCCATGGCTTTGTCGTCGCTATCGGTGATCGTCAACTCCGCCCTGCTCAAGCGGGCGCGGCTGGAGCGCGCCTGA